The segment AATACGCATTGACTTATATTTACGGACTCGGTCTGGTGAAATCACGCGAAGTGATCGACAAAGCCGGCCTTGATCCCGCTAAGCGGGCGGATGCATTGAGTGCTGATGAAATCAGCAGACTGACAACTGTACTTCGTACAGATTATATTATCGAAGGTGATTTGCGCCGCGAAACGGCTCAAAACATCCGCCGTCTGATTTCAATTAACAGCTATCGCGGCATCCGTCACCGCCGCGGTCTGCCGGTACGCGGACAGCGTACGAAAACGAATGCGCGTACACGTAAAGGTAAAGCCCGTACCGTTGGTGTAATTCGCGGTAAAGAAGCCCGTTCGGCGGCAAAAGCAGGAAAATAATTTTAGTATAGGATTGTGTTATGGCTGAAGAAACCAAACCCGTAGAAGAAGCTGTAGAAGCTGTAAAAACCGTGGAGGCTGTCGAAACTTCGGCAGTTGAAGCCGCTCCTGCCGTGGAAATCGCCGGCGAAGAAAAAGAAAAACCGGCAAAACAGAAAGATATTTTTACCCAGATCGAAGGCGATCAGGAAGAGGACAATAAACCGAAGCGCCGGATGAAAGGCGCCAAGAATGTTCCTTACGGGATTGCGTTCATTAAAACGACGTTTAATAATACGATCGTTTCTTTGACTGATATGAAAGGGCAGGTAATTTCGTGGAGCAGCGCCGGCCGGTGCGGATTCAAAGGTTCGCGTAAAAGCACCGCTTTCGCCGCCACTACCGTGGCGCAGGAAGCTGCGCGCGGTGCGATTGCTCACGGAATGAATGAAGTTGAAGTTCGTGTTCAGGGTCCGGGCGCCGGTCGTGAATCCGCTGTTCGGGCGATTCAGGCCGCCGGTCTGCGCGTTTCAGCAATTAAAGATACGACACCGGTTCCGCACAACGGATGCCGTCCGCGTAAACAGCGTCGTGTTTAAACAAAAATAAAAACACCATACGAGCCGGTTAATGCCCGGTTCTGGGAGGAATAGTTATGCCAATTAGATTAGGTCGTTTCGAAATGCCTAAACGGGTCGTGAAAGACGAAACCGTTTCCACTTCCACCTACGGAAGATTTACAGCAGACCCGTTTGAAGCCGGTTATGGTCGCACGATCGGAAACTCCATGCGCCGTGTACTGCTTTCATCGCTTGAAGGTACTGCGATTGCAAATGTTGAGATTGCCGGAGCGCCGCACGAGTTCTGCACTCTGCCGGGCGTAGTTGAGGACGTCACAAATATCGTGCTGAACCTGAAGAAAGTTCTTTTAAAATCTTATTCACGCAACCCGCAGCATCTTAAAATCAGTGTAAAAGGTCCGGGAGAGGTAACTGCAGCTGACATTCAGGTGAATGAGAATGTAGTAGTTCTGAATCCCGAGCATCATATTGCAACACTGGATGCCGGCGGCAAATTTGAAGCGGAAATTGAAACCCGCATCGGCCGCGGGTTCTGTCCGGCAGAAGGCAATAAACAGGAAGATCAGAAAATCGGCGTGATTCCGATTGATTCACTGTTTTCTCCGGTCACCCGTGTAAAATATGATGTGGAACGCAGCCGTGTTGGACGCCGAACGGACTACGATAAACTGATCATTGAGATCTGGACGGATGGGCGAGTGACGCCGGATGATGCATTGACTATGTCTGCTGCGATTCTGCGCCATCATCTCGATATCTTTGTCAGCTACGATAAAGACCTGATTGAATTTGAAGCCAGTGAAAAACAGATTGATATTGAGAAAGAGGAGCTCCGTAAGAAACTTAATATCAGTGTGAATGAAATTGAACTGAGTGTTCGTGCCGCCAACTGCCTGAACAATGCCAATATTACCACAGTGGGTGAGCTTGCGCAGAAGACGGAAGCGGAAATGCTCAAGTATCGTAACTTCGGCAAAAAGTCGCTGAATGAAATCAAGCAGAAGATACAGGAAATGGGTTTGTCGCTGGGCATGACGTTCGATGCGGATCTGCTGAAGCCGCCGGCCAAAGACGGTGAATAATTTAAAAATGAGGATATCATGAGGCACCTTAGAAAAACAAAACGGTTCGGGCGTACTACCGCACATCGCGATGCGATGCTTGCGAATCAGGTGTGCAGCCTGATTCTTGACCGGCGAATCAAGACAACGCTGCCGAAAGCGAAAGCGGCCCGTTCGC is part of the Kiritimatiellales bacterium genome and harbors:
- the rpsM gene encoding 30S ribosomal protein S13, with the translated sequence MPRIIGVDIPNKKRLEYALTYIYGLGLVKSREVIDKAGLDPAKRADALSADEISRLTTVLRTDYIIEGDLRRETAQNIRRLISINSYRGIRHRRGLPVRGQRTKTNARTRKGKARTVGVIRGKEARSAAKAGK
- the rpsK gene encoding 30S ribosomal protein S11, whose translation is MKGAKNVPYGIAFIKTTFNNTIVSLTDMKGQVISWSSAGRCGFKGSRKSTAFAATTVAQEAARGAIAHGMNEVEVRVQGPGAGRESAVRAIQAAGLRVSAIKDTTPVPHNGCRPRKQRRV
- a CDS encoding DNA-directed RNA polymerase subunit alpha, with translation MPKRVVKDETVSTSTYGRFTADPFEAGYGRTIGNSMRRVLLSSLEGTAIANVEIAGAPHEFCTLPGVVEDVTNIVLNLKKVLLKSYSRNPQHLKISVKGPGEVTAADIQVNENVVVLNPEHHIATLDAGGKFEAEIETRIGRGFCPAEGNKQEDQKIGVIPIDSLFSPVTRVKYDVERSRVGRRTDYDKLIIEIWTDGRVTPDDALTMSAAILRHHLDIFVSYDKDLIEFEASEKQIDIEKEELRKKLNISVNEIELSVRAANCLNNANITTVGELAQKTEAEMLKYRNFGKKSLNEIKQKIQEMGLSLGMTFDADLLKPPAKDGE